In Cupriavidus basilensis, one genomic interval encodes:
- the sucD gene encoding succinate--CoA ligase subunit alpha: MSILINKDTKVITQGITGKTGQFHTRGCRDYANGKNCFVAGVNPKKAGEDFEGIPIYASVKDAKASTGATVSVIYVPPAGAAAAIWEAVDADLDLVVCITEGIPVRDMMELKDKMAKGNKKTLLLGPNCPGLITPDEIKIGIMPGHIHRKGRIGVVSRSGTLTYEAVGQLTALGMGQSSAVGIGGDPINGLKHIDIMKMFNDDPETDAVVMIGEIGGPDEANAAYWIKENMKKPVVGFIAGVTAPPGKRMGHAGALISGGADTAQAKLEIMEACGIKVTKNPSEMARLLKSIL; this comes from the coding sequence ATGTCGATTCTGATTAATAAAGACACCAAGGTCATCACCCAGGGCATCACCGGCAAGACCGGCCAGTTCCACACCCGTGGCTGCCGCGACTATGCCAACGGCAAGAACTGCTTCGTTGCCGGCGTGAACCCGAAGAAAGCGGGCGAAGACTTCGAAGGCATTCCCATCTACGCAAGCGTCAAGGATGCCAAGGCATCGACCGGCGCCACCGTGTCCGTGATCTACGTGCCGCCCGCAGGCGCTGCCGCCGCCATCTGGGAAGCCGTTGACGCTGACCTGGACCTGGTGGTCTGCATCACCGAAGGCATCCCCGTGCGCGACATGATGGAGCTCAAGGACAAGATGGCCAAGGGCAACAAGAAGACCCTGTTGCTGGGACCGAACTGCCCGGGCCTGATCACGCCTGACGAAATCAAGATCGGCATCATGCCGGGCCACATCCACCGCAAGGGCCGCATCGGCGTGGTGTCGCGCTCGGGCACGCTGACCTATGAAGCAGTCGGTCAGCTGACCGCGCTGGGCATGGGCCAGTCGTCGGCAGTCGGCATTGGTGGCGACCCCATCAACGGCCTGAAGCACATCGACATCATGAAGATGTTCAACGACGATCCCGAAACGGACGCCGTGGTCATGATCGGCGAAATCGGTGGTCCGGACGAAGCCAACGCGGCTTACTGGATCAAGGAAAACATGAAGAAGCCGGTGGTTGGCTTCATCGCTGGCGTGACCGCGCCTCCGGGCAAGCGCATGGGCCACGCCGGCGCGCTGATCTCGGGCGGTGCCGACACGGCGCAAGCCAAGCTGGAAATCATGGAAGCCTGCGGTATCAAGGTCACCAAGAACCCGTCGGAAATGGCTCGCCTGCTCAAGTCGATCCTGTAA